CCGATTTGCGGTTCTGGCAGGTGAAGCCCTTGAGCAGTCAAAGGACGGTGGGCGCAACCGCATCACCGCTTTTAATGCGACAGTTAGTTGGGATACATACAAGCAAGCGCTGGATTTTGGCAAAGAGTTGGCTCAAGCGATTGAAAGCAAACAAATGCCTCGCACCTTCGTCCACTTCCTCTGGCATCTTTACCGAACGCATGTGAAAGAGGAGAAGGTGAACCCGCTCTGGGCACCGCTGTTGCACTACATGGTAGCAAGGAGGTTGGAAGAGGAAACGATTGAGCGCCTGAAGTTGCTTGAACGCATCCCACAACTCATCAGCGAGCGAGCCTTGCCCATCGCCCTCGGATACGCCATCTTGGCAACGAGGGAACGAGCAAGGGTCGCTGTCGGAGAACGGCTCTCCTGAGCCGACGAAAAGGGAGAATCGGCGCGTCAGGGAATGTGCTCAAAGTCGCCGGGCGAAAAATCAGCAAAGCATTGAGTTGAAGTGCCTCACTGTGCAAACTTTCGCAAAGGGGGTGAGATGATGGCAGAGCAGCAGATCGGGAGGGTGAGGCTCCTGCCGAACCGCATGAAAAGGGGGTGCAAAAGATGGCACGCAGGGAGCAAGAGAGTCGTGCTCAAGCGTTGGTGAATGAACTTGTTGAGCGCATCCGACAAGTCAGCAAACTGAGCGAGTTGGAACTCTCCGATGACCTCATTCACCCCGATAATGGCAAGTTAAGCCAACTGGCACGGGAATTCACAAGTGACAGGCAGAAGAGAGAGGAAGATAAGTTAAAGCCTACTCAACTGCGCCGAACCTTTCACGAATTAAAACGCATGGAACAGGAATTAAGGCGCGGAAAAAGCCAGCTGGATCGGGTGCAACTGGGACTGACCACTGCTGAATTGGCTTACGCGTTGGGTCGCGGCGTCATACCGAAACCGTTTTACGACCTGATGAAAGCACTTCTGGGCAAGGTTGCTGACAAAGAAGACTTTAAGCGTTTGACGGATTTTCTCACCGTTCTGCTCGCCTACCACAAGTATCACGAGAAGGTAAGAAGTTCCCAACAGTCGGAAGGGGGTGAGGAATGATGACTCAGCAAGAGCAAGCCAAACGCCAGCACAATTTTATCTTTCACGGAAAGTTCATCATCACGGGCATCTTGGAGTGTGTGACAGGGACGCGTATCGGCGGAACGCAGGAGCGTTTTGAAATCGGCGGGATTGACAACCCCGTCATCAAAGACCCGTTGACAGATTTGCCCTACATCCCCGGCTCATCGCTGAAGGGTAAACTGCGCAGTTTGCTGGAGTGGGCAAGGGACTTGCCTGCCGTCCATCCTGATCATAACGGAGCATTCACTGCCTGCCACTGTGGCGATTGTGTTGCTTGCCGATTGTTCGGTGTCGCCTCCGATGACCCAGAAACCCGCAAAAAAGCAGGACCAACTCGCTTGACAGTTCGTGATGCTTTCCCAACAGGCTATGAGAAAGTTTTGAGAGGAGAAGAGCCACCTAAAGGATCAACAGTGCGCCGCTGGTGGGAGACGATGGGAGAAGGCATTAGCACGGAATTGAAGACCGAAAACTTCATCAACCGCCTAACAGCAGAGGCTAACCCACGCACAATGGAACGAGTTCCCGCAGGTTCAGAATTCCAAGTTGAGTTCGTTTTGGATGTCTACGACATCGGTGACGGTAATTCGCAAGGAGACAAGGAATTGCTTGAAGCGTTGGTAGAGGCGATGACGCTGCTGGAGCACAGCGCTTTGGGCGGAAGCGGTTCAAGAGGCTACGGGCGCGTCCGCTTCAAGAATTTGAAGGTCACTTGGTATCCGACCGAATAC
The genomic region above belongs to bacterium HR17 and contains:
- the csm3 gene encoding CRISPR type III-associated RAMP protein Csm3, translated to MTQQEQAKRQHNFIFHGKFIITGILECVTGTRIGGTQERFEIGGIDNPVIKDPLTDLPYIPGSSLKGKLRSLLEWARDLPAVHPDHNGAFTACHCGDCVACRLFGVASDDPETRKKAGPTRLTVRDAFPTGYEKVLRGEEPPKGSTVRRWWETMGEGISTELKTENFINRLTAEANPRTMERVPAGSEFQVEFVLDVYDIGDGNSQGDKELLEALVEAMTLLEHSALGGSGSRGYGRVRFKNLKVTWYPTEYYRTGESAQGPCEVGTVDELLKQVGNLWEWVKNPAKSADQAGSQEGTS